In Nerophis ophidion isolate RoL-2023_Sa unplaced genomic scaffold, RoL_Noph_v1.0 HiC_scaffold_52, whole genome shotgun sequence, a single genomic region encodes these proteins:
- the LOC133546945 gene encoding zinc finger protein 391-like isoform X3, whose translation MPRRCVVGGCNNTNREGFKLHHWPKDAKVARNWTKFVQNTRVWGKPTKWSVVCSAHFTDDSYATTEMARMFGYPLTLKADAFPTIKSNKSAARPPLNVPKCVSYSGTKDLDSTASNGGSLFPQMSELNPLDVLAHTASTEDDQVKNMGPSFPGLLTSTPKLDRSAFRKRERMRVLQDIFSNSYQHSTEEDDYQTFSRAHIGVQIYPDVKSKDVQQPPHIIEVEEEVWMSQEGECPVGQEEADVSKFPLTVVSVRTEEHEDKPPESSQLHHSPNVQQVSAESHEEIPSKQQEWSSSVGQTELQAPSHIKEEQLHDEDEAQSLQLHHSQSEENRGAELVSQHITEADGEHCEDIKSEPDSIFAPLSDMDHMMSHSSDHSDHIQKHLERKNDSKGDTRHHTNNKHFDCSECGKSFRHKSYITIHMRIHTGEKPFTCSVCKKSFSRKLDMTTHMRTHTGEKPFTCSVCKKSFSTKLVMSTHMRTHTGEKPVTCSICKKSFSRKQYMTPHMRTHTGENPLSCTVCDKRFRYKYQVSKHKCVTVMEAAGI comes from the exons atgcctcgtcggtgtgttgtcggagggtgtaacaacaccaacagggagggattcaagttgcaccactggcccaaagatgccaaagtggcaagaaattggacgaaatttgttcaaaatacgagggtgtggggaaagccgacgaaatggtcagtggtttgttccgcacactttaccgacgacagctatgctacgacagagatggcaagaatgtttgGATATCCactgacactcaaagcagatgcatttccaactataaagtcaaataaatctgccgccagacccccattgaacgtGCCGAAGTgtgtgagctattcagggacaaAGGACCTCGATAGCACGGCAAGCAATGGCGGCAGTTTGTTCCCGCAGATGAGCGAGctaaaccccctggatgtcttggctcACACCGCTTCTACCGAAGATGATCAAGTGAAGAATATGGGCCCTAGCTTCCCTGGCCTGCTGACATCAACTCCAAAACTGGACAGATCAGCTTTCAGGAAAAGAGAACGGATGAGG GTGTTACAGGACATTTTTTCGAACTCTTATCAACATTCCACTGAAGAGGATGATTATCAAACTTTTTCAAGAGCGCATATTGGAGTTCAGATATACCCTGATGTGAAGTCTAAAG acgtccagcagccccctcacatCATAGAGgtagaggaggaagtgtggatgagtcaggagggagagtgtcctgtagggcaggaggaggctgatgtcagcaagtttccactgactgttgtctctgtgaggactgaagagcatgaagacaaaccacctgagtcctcacagcttcatcacagtccaa acgtccagcaggtgtcagcagagagtcatgaagagattccctccaaacagcaggagtggagctccagtgtgggacagacggagctacaggccccctcccacattaaagaggagcagcttcatgatgaagatgaagctcagtccttacagcttcatcacagtcaaagtgaggagaacagaggggcggagcttgtaagtcaacacatcacagaagctgatggagagcattgtgaagatataaagtcagaaccagacagcatctttgctccactgtcagacatggaccacatgatgtcacactcttctgatcacagtgaccacatccaaaaacattTGGAGAGGaaaaatgactctaaaggtgatacgagacatcacactaacaacaaacactttgactgctctgaatgtgggaaatcatttagacacaAGAGTTATATTACAATACACATGaggatacatactggagagaaaccttttacttgctctgtttgtaagaagagtttctccagaaagcttgacatgaccacacacatgagaacacacactggagagaaaccttttacttgctctgtttgtaagaagagtttctccacaaagcttgtcatgtccacacacatgagaacacatactggagagaaacctgttACTTGCTctatttgtaagaagagtttctccagaaagcaatacatgacaccacacatgagaacacacactggagagaacccgttgagttgcactgtgtgtgataaAAGGTTCAGGTAtaagtatcaggtcagtaaacacaagtgtgtaacagtcatggaagctgcagggatttaa